DNA sequence from the Prolixibacter sp. SD074 genome:
ATTACGTAATGGCTCCGACGTTATCTGTGAAAAACCGATTGTGTTGAATCCATGGAACGTGGAAGCCCTAAAGGAAATAGAAAAGGAGACCGGTAAAAATATTTATAACATTTTACAATTACGCCTCCATCCAAGTGTAATAGAACTCAAGAATAAAGTAGATAATGGAGACCCAAACAAAATTTATGATGTCGATCTGAGCTACATCACATCACGGGGTCACTGGTATTATACAAGCTGGAAGGGAGATGTACACAAATCAGGTGGAGTAGCAACGAACATTGGCGTACATTTCTTTGATATGCTCACCTGGATTTTTGGAGATATAAAGGAGAACATTGTACACCTCCATGAACATGATAGGGCTGCAGGTTTTTTGCAACTGGAAAAAGCAAGAGTGCGATGGTTCTTAAGTATCAATTATGATACAATACCTGATGAGATAAAGGCAAAAGGTATGAGGACGTTCCGGTCCATCACAGTAAACGGAGAAGAATTTGAATTCAGTGGTGGATTCACCGAATTGCATACAAAAAGCTATGAGCATATATT
Encoded proteins:
- a CDS encoding Gfo/Idh/MocA family protein, yielding MKNFILIGAAGYIAPRHMKAIKDTGNNLVAALDPYDGVGIMDSHFPDADFFTEFERFDRHIDKLKRKGTNVDYVSICSPNFLHDSHIRFGLRNGSDVICEKPIVLNPWNVEALKEIEKETGKNIYNILQLRLHPSVIELKNKVDNGDPNKIYDVDLSYITSRGHWYYTSWKGDVHKSGGVATNIGVHFFDMLTWIFGDIKENIVHLHEHDRAAGFLQLEKARVRWFLSINYDTIPDEIKAKGMRTFRSITVNGEEFEFSGGFTELHTKSYEHILNGNGFRIGETTKAINTVYTIRHTNPVGLKGEFHPLAKLPLLKHPFAK